A window of the Duncaniella freteri genome harbors these coding sequences:
- a CDS encoding DNA-directed RNA polymerase subunit alpha C-terminal domain-containing protein, with protein MFDTPSTSNEFDKYDEPRLHMERLLKAHLVEFDISLRILCPLEKAGIRTLGDLVNQTAKGLRKINQLGRISVETLEKFLAYHGLSLAK; from the coding sequence ATGTTTGACACTCCCTCCACAAGCAATGAATTTGACAAATACGATGAGCCGAGGCTCCACATGGAGAGGTTGCTGAAAGCTCACCTTGTAGAGTTTGACATCTCCCTACGCATCCTTTGCCCTCTTGAAAAAGCAGGAATCAGAACACTCGGCGATTTGGTAAATCAAACCGCCAAAGGGTTGAGAAAAATTAATCAACTCGGCAGGATCTCAGTTGAGACGCTTGAAAAATTCCTCGCCTATCACGGTCTATCACTCGCCAAATAA
- a CDS encoding DUF3276 family protein — MDKPTISKRISAGTRVYYIDAHNDRKGQPYISISEIPTDKSPGKKKRQRIFLHAENVDQFAQAFAEVANHIKNESQR; from the coding sequence ATGGATAAGCCAACAATCTCCAAGCGCATCAGCGCCGGAACTCGCGTCTATTACATCGACGCGCACAACGACCGCAAAGGTCAGCCGTATATTTCCATTTCGGAAATACCTACCGACAAATCGCCAGGCAAAAAGAAAAGGCAGCGTATCTTCCTCCATGCAGAGAACGTGGACCAATTCGCCCAGGCATTTGCCGAGGTCGCAAACCATATTAAGAATGAATCTCAAAGATGA
- a CDS encoding helix-turn-helix domain-containing protein — translation MDILTRLKEIVAYSGMSIRALAIRSGIPQKTLDNQIKGLRGISIETVVSILQAYPEISAEWLLRGNGEMLIRKEDNSEDIARINGLVDTITTLNDALKSKSETIAMLKERITQLEKQIGK, via the coding sequence ATGGACATTCTTACCCGTCTAAAGGAAATCGTTGCATATAGCGGCATGTCGATTCGCGCACTTGCCATAAGAAGCGGAATACCTCAAAAGACCCTTGATAACCAGATTAAGGGTCTTAGAGGTATCAGTATCGAAACAGTTGTAAGCATTCTTCAGGCATATCCTGAAATCTCTGCTGAGTGGCTGCTAAGGGGCAACGGTGAAATGCTCATAAGAAAAGAAGACAACTCAGAGGACATAGCGCGTATAAATGGTCTTGTGGATACAATCACTACTCTAAACGATGCCCTCAAATCCAAATCAGAAACTATCGCCATGCTCAAAGAGCGTATTACTCAACTTGAAAAACAAATCGGAAAATGA
- a CDS encoding phage holin family protein, with amino-acid sequence MNHISEFLRWVFTAIGAIVAILEPTLPYLIICTLMIFADCFTAWQLSKRARKAHPERVSDDGKKFKSQHFGKVIMTVLKAWALIIMAFLMQKHITDGLPIDLTKVAAGAICFWQLWSILENESSCNGAKWAKLLQRIVVDKTERHFDIDLSEIKSKTE; translated from the coding sequence ATGAACCATATCTCTGAATTTCTCCGCTGGGTGTTCACGGCTATTGGAGCCATAGTAGCAATACTTGAACCAACATTGCCATATCTCATCATTTGCACCCTTATGATATTCGCCGACTGTTTCACCGCCTGGCAACTATCCAAACGAGCCAGAAAAGCTCATCCCGAAAGAGTGAGCGACGACGGCAAAAAATTCAAATCTCAACATTTCGGCAAGGTCATAATGACGGTGTTGAAAGCATGGGCTCTTATCATCATGGCGTTTCTCATGCAGAAGCACATCACCGATGGTTTGCCTATCGACCTTACCAAAGTGGCAGCCGGAGCGATATGCTTTTGGCAGTTGTGGTCCATCCTTGAGAACGAGTCCAGTTGTAACGGCGCAAAGTGGGCGAAACTTCTTCAGCGCATCGTTGTCGATAAGACCGAGCGGCACTTTGACATAGACCTGTCCGAAATCAAATCTAAAACTGAATAA
- a CDS encoding N-acetylmuramoyl-L-alanine amidase: MSRLIDEIILHCSATKEGVNFTSDSVNAAHKARKFSTYVDSKTGKTLYIGYHFYIRLDGTIEECRPINVRGCHAVNHNARSIGICYAGGLDKADTNGTKIKDTRTPAQKAAILSLCKRLIAEYPTIKRIIGHRDTSPDLNGNGVIEPFEYIKGCPCFDAIPEYKHLFKV; this comes from the coding sequence ATGTCCCGTCTCATCGACGAGATTATTCTCCATTGTTCCGCCACCAAAGAGGGCGTGAACTTCACAAGCGACTCGGTCAATGCCGCCCACAAAGCGCGCAAGTTCTCAACCTATGTTGATTCCAAGACCGGGAAGACACTTTACATCGGATATCACTTCTATATCCGTCTTGACGGAACAATAGAGGAGTGCCGCCCCATAAACGTGCGCGGATGCCATGCGGTCAATCATAATGCACGCTCCATCGGCATCTGCTATGCCGGCGGTCTTGACAAAGCGGACACCAACGGCACGAAGATAAAGGACACAAGAACACCGGCCCAGAAAGCAGCAATCCTATCACTCTGCAAGCGACTGATTGCCGAGTATCCGACAATTAAGCGCATCATCGGGCACCGCGATACATCGCCCGACCTCAACGGCAATGGAGTTATTGAGCCGTTTGAGTATATCAAAGGCTGTCCGTGCTTTGACGCTATCCCGGAGTACAAACATCTTTTCAAAGTATGA
- a CDS encoding phage integrase SAM-like domain-containing protein — protein sequence MAILNAVIVPAKVLKGGRHKVRISVAHNGETRYIVTDITIESLKEFKNGSIVKRPDAAILNTKLRGLLQRYQGVIDDLAYTNGLTCSELVYQIKNAGNYKHRTLLSIYEEYMDNAHIKPGTYKGYVNIWKTISGHLSEKMLVENITHGTILGLDKYLRERGLKPTTVRNYLVFLMVLLNYAKRCGYVQFRVDPFAGYELPKMEVRQSWLSVDEVRKIRDIESVKPNIMKCRDLFMLSYYLGGINMIDLLNINFNEQTDTIHYVRTKTENRPKMNKFVEFRIPDEAKDIIARHKGTDGFIRVTEFQRKSNCHYFFDVNMPKLAEITGIKQLIFYSARKSFSQHAFDLGISESVIDYILGHRVDKGGTSLYAYISVTPDKATKAVRQVLDNLK from the coding sequence ATGGCAATCTTGAACGCAGTTATTGTGCCGGCGAAAGTCCTCAAGGGTGGTCGGCATAAGGTCAGAATCTCAGTGGCGCACAATGGAGAAACTCGCTACATAGTAACTGACATCACAATCGAATCCCTCAAAGAGTTTAAGAATGGCTCAATAGTCAAAAGACCGGATGCAGCCATTCTCAATACCAAACTCCGTGGTCTTCTACAACGCTATCAAGGCGTGATCGATGATTTGGCATACACAAACGGTCTGACCTGCTCGGAACTCGTTTACCAAATCAAAAACGCAGGAAATTATAAGCACCGCACCCTATTATCGATCTACGAGGAGTATATGGATAACGCCCACATCAAGCCGGGAACATACAAGGGCTATGTGAACATCTGGAAAACTATCAGCGGGCACCTCAGCGAGAAGATGCTTGTTGAGAACATTACACACGGGACAATCCTGGGACTCGACAAGTATCTCCGTGAACGCGGGCTGAAACCCACTACTGTTCGCAACTATCTCGTGTTCCTGATGGTCTTGCTAAACTATGCCAAGCGATGTGGCTATGTGCAGTTCCGAGTGGACCCCTTTGCCGGATATGAGTTGCCAAAGATGGAGGTTCGCCAATCTTGGCTTTCCGTAGATGAGGTAAGAAAAATCCGGGACATAGAGAGCGTTAAGCCTAACATCATGAAATGCCGGGACCTCTTCATGCTCTCATACTATCTTGGCGGTATCAACATGATTGATCTGCTCAACATCAATTTCAATGAGCAGACCGACACAATCCACTACGTTAGGACAAAGACCGAGAATCGCCCAAAGATGAACAAGTTTGTAGAGTTCCGTATTCCAGACGAGGCTAAGGATATTATTGCCCGTCACAAGGGCACCGATGGTTTCATCCGTGTAACGGAGTTTCAGAGAAAATCAAACTGTCATTACTTCTTCGATGTCAATATGCCCAAGTTGGCAGAGATAACGGGCATCAAACAACTCATATTCTACTCGGCGCGAAAATCATTCAGCCAGCACGCCTTTGACCTCGGCATCAGTGAGAGTGTCATTGACTATATCCTGGGCCATAGAGTTGACAAAGGCGGCACCTCTCTTTACGCCTATATCTCGGTAACGCCTGATAAAGCTACAAAAGCCGTGCGACAGGTGTTGGATAATCTGAAATAA